Genomic window (Roseivirga sp. 4D4):
AGCCGTTATTCTGAGGCTGTGGTATTTGGCTTATAATTCTATCCACTAATCTGGAGAATGGTAAACTCTGCAAGTAGACAGTTCCTGTTCCGCTCAGAGTAGCTAGGAAAAGCCCCTCACCTCCAAAGAACATGGATTTAAGATTGCCTGCTCTCTGGATATCATAATCTACTCCTGAAGAAAAACCTACAATACATCCAGTGTCTACGATTACAGTTTCATTATCTAGTTTCTTTTCAATGACAGTTCCTCCAGCGTGGAGAAAAGCCATGCCATCGCCTTGAAGTTTTTGTAGAATGAATCCTTCACCACCGAAGAGACCAGCGCCAAATTTCTTAGCAAATGCAATGCTCAATCGCGTACCTAAAGCGGCACATAGGAAGGCGTCTTTCTGGCAGAAAATTTCGCCACCAACTGCACTTAAATCGATCGGTACAATCTTACCTGGGTAAGGGGACGAGAAGGTAACAGCCCCTTTGCCTGATCCATGATTGGTGAAATGTGTCATAAAGAT
Coding sequences:
- a CDS encoding TIGR00266 family protein, producing the protein MNSHEIDYTLHGDDMQMVEIELDPQETVIAEAGAMNWMHPEIQFETKMGDGSEPNQGFFGKLLSAGKRALTGESIFMTHFTNHGSGKGAVTFSSPYPGKIVPIDLSAVGGEIFCQKDAFLCAALGTRLSIAFAKKFGAGLFGGEGFILQKLQGDGMAFLHAGGTVIEKKLDNETVIVDTGCIVGFSSGVDYDIQRAGNLKSMFFGGEGLFLATLSGTGTVYLQSLPFSRLVDRIISQIPQPQNNG